Genomic window (Methanotorris formicicus Mc-S-70):
CCTGTGCGAACTTAGATAACTCCTCCGAACAGTTAAATCCTAAACTATTTATAGAATTAGTGAGTATACTATTAAGTGCTGCTAGCATAGGAGATGCACCGTTTTTTAACGAGTTATTTAAGTACTACCTATTTCTATTTTTTGGTCTTAATTTTAATAGTGTTAAATCACACTATCAGCTTTTAAAATTCATTAAAACAAAGATAGGGACATAAATCTTTTTGCCAAATCAACATGTCTTTTTGAACCGACCTTTTTTATTATTTTGAAGTATTTTTCCATATCTTTTTTCATTGCCTCTCTGTCCTCATTTTTCATGACTATTTTCTCATTATTTAGTCGAGAATATATAACTGCCATCTCAACCAAAAGCCCATCTGCCCTATTGTATGGAATTATTGTATTTTTTAGTTCTTTTTCAAATACAATTTCCCCTTCAACAATCATAAGTTTTGACTCTCCAAAATTATCCCTCTTCGTTATAAATTTTCTTTTGTTTACTTTAGCAACAAAAATTTTGTATGCATTTTTTAAATAAGATAAATCTTTCCCATCAAAATTTAAATAACCATAATCATCCTCATCAGTTAAAACCGCCTCCGCAATCTCTATCGGATGGCAAATATTTGCAACGAAATAATCATCATCCATTAGGTTTTGATACGTATGAGAACCTTCAAACAAATGGATGATAATTTTTTTTTCTTTAAGGTAGATACCTATCGGTGCCTTATTCTTTTTTCCAGATGTTATGACAACCTCATGTATCATAATATCCCTTATCCAACAATTAATTATAAGCATCTCTAACTTTCAACTTACTTATTTTAATAATATCCTCAATTTTCAAATCATCAGCAGACAAATCAACATAAGAACCATTACTTAAAACAATTAGCCAATGTGTATTCCCATTTTTCTCATATTTTATAATATCCTTAACAGTAACCTTTTTAATACTTTCAACTTCCCCATTTTTTATAAATGATGAGTATTCATCATGGGAGTTAAATATCTCAACATCTCCTGTCTCAACATCAACCAAAACTATCTTTGAAATCCCCCCTCCTGATTTTGGGATAATAACATATCTCCAATACAACCTATCATTAACAAATATTGGTAGTGGTTCGACAATCTCAAACTTATCCCAATCGTAGGTTGGGAGGGACTTTTGCACATAATCCATGCCTTTTATAGGCCCTATTTTTGGCTCACTGAATTTGTACTGCAAAATATTTCCATCCATACCTATGACATAGATCCTTGAGATTCCATATGCCCTACCATAAGGTTCAACTGCAAGTATCCAGTATGGCTTTTTATTTACCATAATTAAGTAAGGCTGCCTATTTCCATCAGAATCAACCAATTCAATCTCATTTTCATGCTTAAACCAGAGATTCAATATATTATCTATTGGAGATGATTTCCAATAGTTTTGAGATTCCACAATTTTCCTTGCCAAACTTTCTGGGAATATTGGGGAGTTGAATTCCTTCAATGCCTCTTCTTTTGAGTAGTATTTTATATTACCATTCTCATCCAAAACAACGACCCCGCTCCAATATGGAGTTGTATAAAATCCATGGAATCTATACTTTATTTGTGGAACTATTGTGTATATTTTATTGCCTTTAACAACAACTCTTGGCTTTCCATAATCTGCAAAGTAGTCAAACCTATACAATTTCCAATAAAGGTTATCAGTAACCAATTGCCCTGGGGTGTATTCGATATTTTTCTCTTTCCTTATCACAACCCTCTCAGTTGTGTTAACTGGAATCATAAAGATGCCTTTTGATTTGAGCATTATTCTATTAAATAACCCATCTGGCTCCAAATAGGCAAACCAAAACATGGAATTGTCAAATGTCGTTATATAAACATTATCTATTGTGTATCTTGGATACTCCAACGATGAAACCATATACGTCTCTGCAACCTTTTTTGGCAATATTCTTAAAAATCCTCCACCATCACATTCAAACCCATTAAAATTCTCGATATCTTTTGGAAGGTTTTCCTTTTGGAGGGTAGTTAATGTATATGCATCTGTAAGATACAGCATTGGTGACAAAATAACAAAATATCCCAAAATAACTATTAGAATGGCATACAGGACTCTATTAATTCCCCTATATGCTAAAAATCCAATAATTCCCACAACCAAAAAACCTAACTCAACTGTTGATGGATTCCTATAAAAAAACATGAAAAAAGTATGGAGTATTGGAGAGATTGCATACAACAAAACTATCCCCAACATCACAAAAATCAATAAATAAAGTTTCTTTTTTAATTGCATACTACCCCCTCAATTTGTTGGCTATCCTTAAAATTCTATTAACTTCATCTTCCTTTGCTCTAAATGTTATGATATATTTTCCATTCTCCTCAATTTTTTCTATAATTTCGGTATTTTCATATAGGTAAGAAATTAATCTCATATCTGATGTCTCCACAACTCCAATACATGCATTCAACTTTTCCAAAATTAATTCAATGAGTTCATCAATATTTATGTTGTATTTTGCTGATACAAATATAGGACTTACTATGTATCTCTCCAATGATGTTAAGATTTTCTTTTTCTTTTCCTCACCTATCTTATCACATTTATTGAATACTGTTATTATAGGGGAACTACAACCAATTCTACTCAAAATCTCATAATTTGTCCTTAACTTCCTCTCAATATCTTCAATACTATCAGATGCATCTACAACAATCAAAATCAAATCACTCTCTGCACTTTCCTCAATGGTTGATAAAAATGCCTCAATCAT
Coding sequences:
- a CDS encoding DUF447 domain-containing protein; this encodes MIHEVVITSGKKNKAPIGIYLKEKKIIIHLFEGSHTYQNLMDDDYFVANICHPIEIAEAVLTDEDDYGYLNFDGKDLSYLKNAYKIFVAKVNKRKFITKRDNFGESKLMIVEGEIVFEKELKNTIIPYNRADGLLVEMAVIYSRLNNEKIVMKNEDREAMKKDMEKYFKIIKKVGSKRHVDLAKRFMSLSLF